Genomic window (Phragmites australis chromosome 5, lpPhrAust1.1, whole genome shotgun sequence):
AAAGATTGGTGAAATGGTCCCTGCACCATATGCGTTGGCGTTGCGTTTGAGGAAGATTCCTCAGCTGGAGAAATTATATGGTGTAACACTTACACAAATCAGTTTGtataattcataaaaaaatattatattagaAGTTGTAAaattttttgataaaaatatgatagtgTAGAGCATGATATTATTAACCACCTCAAATATTTTAAGCTCAAACTTGtataaagaaaaacaaaaagagaaatttCATCTGTGAATAGTATCTCTGTATGAatcattagattttttttccaccCTATACAAGTTGTTTTTTGAGCTCAAATTCTATAAGATGTTAGATGATAACATGCTCTAtactatcatatttttgttgaaattttttataacttctaacataGGGTTTTGGTTGATGGATTAAAAGATTGATTTGTATAATTGTTACACAATAGAAATTTTCCCTCCACTGAGCCCGGGTTGTGTATAGGGCTGGCTATGAGTCTGGTCGAGTCCGGATGGAGCAAAATTATGCCTAACCTAAAACCTGAGAGCACCAACCCGGCCTATACCTAATTTACTAATCGGGTAGAATCTCAAATCCAAACTCAAGCCCGTTGGGCGCCTATTAGATTTCAGACGCCCGTCAGGTTGTCCTGTGTCGGCATGTGGGCGACGTGGTGGTTGCCAGGTGGCGGCGGAAGAGCTGGGCAGTGGAGGAGCAATAGGGTCAAGCGATGAGACGAGGCAGCATCGGTTGGGCGACGGGGCGGGGAACCTACAACCAAGCGACGGTGGCAAGCCGGGGCGACGACTGGCCGATGGATCTACGGATAGAGGAGGTCGAGCAGCTGGGAAGCGACAATGGTGACAACTGCTAGGCAACGGGGAGGTGACGGTGGCGGCTAGGAGGATGGGCGACGCGGtggtgacggtggcggtggcagcaGCCAACAGCTTGAATTGCCCGATGTGACTGACAATATGGCTGGCAATTAGACTCGTGGGCTTAGGTACCCACTGGTTCTACGCCCGATGGGTCTGAGTTTGAGTCAAAATATTCATCCACGGGTCTGATGGATCAGGTACCCGAAATGAGTCAGGTCGGGCTTAGGTTTCTAAATTCGTCCGTGGGTTGGTCGAGTACCTCTAAAATCTGATATGATccataaatttttattttctatataaacATCCATCCCATCTACAATCTGGTCTCTCTCTTAGTCTCTTCAtgtatttctctctctctatctctctgatCACCAAATCTCTattaaagacttggtcaaaattattgatcatattaaaaagtagaagaagaccaagatcaagagaAAGATAAAAAGAAGAGTCAAATCATTCGTAAGCATAGGAAGAAGGGTGAGTGGTGAAGATTTAAGcttaagtgatgagagctttaCCACCCATTActctaagagaagctcttcctcaaggttgtCATCGCGCAAGTtatcacacaagtgtcttatggccaaaggtataaaaaatgatataagtgattatgaatccgatgaggattttCCCTCTCAACAAACCACATGTCTTTTCAATaaaagcaagtcaagaaggagactaagaagaagaaggcaacgAATATCTCCAACAAAAtatccaacctctacaccatgcccaactaaaagatcaagactaagagcaactactacaaactcaagaagaagaacaatggaaaGGTGGTTATTCACATGGTTCGGAGAAAggaccggaggtggaaccaatatatttgggtgcctaaataagtcatcaccaatatgaagagCCCCCAATCGGTTTGTATTACAAAGAAGATTTAAACCTCGAGGCAGTTATGAGGATTTAAAGACTTGGCTCATAAGATGAAGCgaaagttcaagcaaagaagtcaaatATACAAGATTGGTCACTTCAATGAAGATCACGACTATCATATAACTAAATcatcatccaaaggtaaaagaggtaaatagTATCTAGATCTTTGTTCATGCAAAACTTtttcaattgttgtagctcatttatcttgtttaggattgtatgtgcatatttcaatttattgcaatgtctagtgtaaattttcatatggtaggtttatgagaaacctacatggtttataaATTGTAAGTTTCTTTCATGGTACTAGTTTCACAAttagtatcttttatgtgctatgaaccaatctataaGGTACCCTctccattgttattaataataagtgcatatgtctcataaatattcaacacttgtatacacacatttagtgggagtatatcctatatgtTGTGATTTTAAGATTATCATGTATTGCAAGttatatcttttatagtctcatggagtaatcaACACGTACTTAaatgtatgcaatgcttaaatacttcaattggtattattatcaATTTATCTTTACATTTAAGCTACATCTATGtataatatgacttaaacttcctacatCTATTATCtagatatgcatatattatTACATTCCTACAAATGGTATTCATAAGTAgatctcatcatatgtatgcacacatatagaggagttcaaatcatattatgtgagtttcatgaattgtgatcatGTGAttttatttcaattggtatcatattCTTGTAATTGTATCTTACAAGTGGTatttttttaattggtatcatttttatggatcataatttatgagaCTCTCTCCAATGTGTtctaacgctcttcctcgagttcaataCGTGTTGGTAGCCTTTTTTTAAGATTGTTGAAAAATGAGGAGAAGTTTGATAACCAAATTAAGAAATATGCCTAGTGGAGAATAAGTAAGATGTCAATGTTGACAAAAGGGGACTCATCTATATTTGGTATTAAAACCATGCAATAAAGAAACTCTTGCATGagtcgatcaagagagataaTGGCAATAGAAAAAAGtgaagccacaacaaaaggggactaaATAGTAAGAACATGTatctaagcaatgtggtaagactttgcaCTCTTtataattagtatcatttattatttgctaattgctttggttgtgttgtcatcaatctcCAAAAAgtaggagattgtagcaaaaatgatcctattaggctattattatgattttgatgattaatgataatatagtcattgagactaacatgtttgttaagaatatatattagtaggtctcatggatgcaatacatcaagaagtcaccgcagttgggacaaagtttggttgaattggagaagtctcggGAAGAtatgcctcaccggatagtctggtgcttatggttttgcactcactggagtattttctgcagagaaggTTGTAGCTGTTGAAGACTGAAGAGTAACCCACCAGATGGTTGGTGATTAGCTTATGCGTACCGGCGgatcacaccggagcatttctatcAGAGAGGCTGTAGCTGTTGAAACAGATGGATGAActgaccggatagtctggtgatcacagagaAAGTTATAGCAGAGCATTTATAGggaaaagaatagaagatgCAACtgactggatagtccggtgatgaggaagaataaCACACtgaagtatttcttgcagaggcattTTCGAGTGCTGGAGGATGAAGAACAACTGACAGGACAGTTCGGTGCGAAGAGGAAGTACACCAGATGCTTGCACCAGACCAATTTATAGAGAGAGACTACAAAGGCTCAAATGGCTCAAATATACTCACCAGGTAGTCTAGTGATAGAGATAAAGTATATACCGAagtgtccgatgttcacagagactTTGAGTAGGATTTCCAACAACAAATTCACTGTTTAGAGAAACATTGTAGAATCACTATAGCATTAAATCCTATCAGTAAAGCTGGCCAAGAGGCATAGGCCATGCCTAGGCTATAGCCATAGCACGTCGGACTGGTACGATATGacctatttaaaaaaaaattatttcttaaatatattatatattttatttagttATAATATCAACCTAACTCCGTAGCGTAACAGTAGTGCACCTAACCTAAATGATCTCCGATTCAATTCCCAGCAACTTCAATTTTTCACAATTTACCGATTTTAATCGGACTAACAGGTTGAAAAACTTATTTCGTACCGTGAATCGACCCGACACGATCATAAGTCAACCAGTATGAGACGAGCTATTTAGCTAATGTGGCTAAATAGGTCCTGCCTAAATAGATTGTGGCTAACCGGATCTAAGCCGTGCCGTACCGGACGGCCTCAGTTGGCCACGTCTCCCTTTCAGTGCGTGTCAGATCCAACGGATTACGGTGAGTGATCTGGAATCGCAGGTGATGAGTGAAGATCTCCGGCAATAAAGTGCGCCCCGGGGATCCTCCTCGGCCGCAAACAAAACCCTCCTCGTCATCCGCGCCCCTCTTCCTCTGTGACAACCAAATCCTTTCTTTACCCTTCCCCCCTCTCACGTCGCACTCAAAGTCACAAGTGCCTGTGCGCGCCGCGCGAGCTCTCGTGCTTGGCGTCAACGCGTTAGTTTCTGTGCGCGCGTGTGGGAGAGGGAGCTGTTCAGCGGTCAATGGGGAGGACGCCTTGCTGCGACGGCCGGAAGGGGCTCAAGAAGGGGCCGTGGACGCCGGAGGAGGACAAGCTCCTCGTCGACTACATCCAGGCCAACGGGCACGGCAGCTGGCGCCTGCTCCCCAAGCTCGCAGGTCTGGATTTCAGATCAATCCAACCTCTCTTTGTTCTATTTTGCGGTTAGTTTCTTCCGTCGTCTTCTGAGCTCCGCGGCTCTGCCTAGCTCGTCGGCTAGCTCTTGACCCCTTTCGTGTGCTTGTGAGGCAAAATGTTTGGTTTATCTCGTCAAATTCCTCGTCGGTGTCTGGGAACAGAGCAGTCAATCCGTGCTCTTCGCTAGTGCCCACTGGCAACAGCGCCGCTATGATGCTTCGTCCTCCGATCTAACCGCATTGCATTTGCATGGATGCATGCAGGGCTGAACCGGTGCGGCAAGAGCTGCCGGCTGCGGTGGACGAACTACCTCCGGCCGGATATCAAGCGCGGGCCCTTCACCCCCGAGGAGCAGAAGTCCATCGTCCAGCTCCATGCCATCGTCGGCAACAAGTAAGAGTCCCCTTCAATCTAACAGACTAGCATGTTTCCGCACCGATGCACTCATTCACCTAGAGCGCTTGCACGGCGAGTGTACTGTTCGGTGCAGCGTACCACTGTTGCAAAGCATCGTCGCATTGAACGATGCCACCTCCGTCCATTGCATCACATCCAAAACCAGTCGCCTTGAGCATCCCGGGCGGAGTATCCGAGTATATGGCTTGTAGTACTATTTACTACGGCCTGGTTTTATTCATGTCGTCCTAATTGGTGATGCTGATAGTAGTATTGATTGGCTTCTTTGGTGTTGGTTCTGGCACCTCAGGTGGTCCATGATCGCGGCGCAGCTGCCCGGCCGGACGgacaacgagatcaagaacTACTGGAACACGCACCTCAAGAAGCAACTGCGCCGGATGGGCCTCGACGAGCCCCCGCCAGGACCGGCCGCCGGCTGCCCCGCCGCGCGACACATGGCGCAGTGGGAGACTGCCCGCCTCGAGGCCGAGGCGcgcctctccctcctctcttcctcctccggcgccgccgccaccacctcctcgtcctcgaccgtcgccgccgcggccgagcAGGCGTCCAAGCCGGCGGACATCTTCCTGCGCCTTTGGACCTCGGACATCGGGGCCTCCTTCCGCAAGGTGGCCGCGGCGGGGCCGATGCCGGCGCCCGTCAAGAAGAAGGACGCGGTGATCAAGCGGGAGCAGCAGGCGCTGCCCGGGGACGACTCCTCGGCGGCGTCCAACGAGATGGAGGTGGCGGAGGCTCTGGAGGAGTACCAGATGTTCCTAGACTTCGCCGGCGAGGAGCTGGGGCTGTTCCACGGCCGGCACGGCGGCTTCTCGCTGTTCCCGCCGCTCGACGTGCTCGCCGAGGCATCCCTGGACACCGCGTTCAAGTGAGACGTAGCGCACCTCATACGTACACGTATACATACCCCTGCGGCTAGCTATACGCCTCCACATGCGcgcatgtatgtatatatgcacgTCTGCCATGCATAGCGCGCGCGCCCGCGTACGTACGTGGTACGTCTGACCAGATTTATCAGGAAATTTAGGGGTTAGGGCTGCAAGTAGGTGGTTTTAGCTCATTAACCGGGGTTAGCTAAGGTAGGACATCATGGTGCATTATGGCCTGTATTGGGATTCTCTGGGGGACGGTCACTGGAGATGCTCTAATGCATCTAATGATGTCTTCACTTATTCTTCAGTTGATTTTGGCAGTTCTTTTGACGTTGTGAACAATGCTGGTAAATGGCCGGTAACGTTTCAGGTTTGTATGCGATCCATTCTTGACGTTTCAGGTTAGTGGGTGGCTGCGCACGCCGATGGGAGGTAGAGGTAGCTTATGGAGACGTGGAAGATGGCCGCTGCGGGGGCAAAGTCTGTCAGAGATGGATAAGACGAGTGGGCCCCAACGGTGCGTGGCACCGACGTGGAAGCTAGATGGTGGTGTATTGGCTAAGGGTGGCAGAGGGCGGTGAAGTGTGGGGATGGAGGAAGCGACAGGGCGGCAGCAGTATCCTCCTCCATTGATCTTTTCTTGATCGAGGGAAAAAGTAGGTTCAGTACGTGTCGTTGATCTAGCGGGACAAGATGTCCTCGTGGCTACTTTTGTTTAAGAGAGAGAGTTTCGGATCGTTTGGAGTTAGCGTCTGATTGTTTCGGCAGAGTGTGAAAAACAACTCGTATTTTGTACGGTAAGAAGTTAgattatataatatataaaagctaataaaatttaaattgtcatattataatttgatagcTGGACTATAACAAGTCAAATTATGATTTATGTGTTAGTTTCAACTTATAGACGGTAAATCATAATCTAACAATTTCAAGTGAAAATAAATGTAACCTTACATAGGAGCACTTTCAAGTTCGGATAGATAACCTCTTAACTAAAAGATCTACCAATCTAGCTATCTCTTAATTTCCCGTGTCATGGATCATGGCAGGTGCAATTTTGATCTAGTTGCCTTAAAATCGATTGAAATCTCCTAAATTTATTTTCAGCTAATTAACTCCACGATGATACATTCAAATAATCTAGTATTATGCTAACCTGTCTCTGTTGCTGCATATACTTCTTCCAATCCAAAATATAAGTTGTTTTAGATTTAATCATAATAATTAAGAAAGATATTATATGACCATTGTGCGGAACGGTGACATCTTAAGATAGATGAATTATTACACATAGAAATATAAatcaaaatagtttaaaaaatttcacaagataaacctatctcaatttctatttaaatgtgctctaagtttatttagtgtgtctactttactgCTTAAGAGATTGCAATCTACTCTAGCAATATAAATTCCTAATATGTAatatgaaaacgtaaataaggtagagagacaaactcagtataagagatttttatctcgtggtatcgatggcatgaattccacccttagtccacgttggagtttcattaaggatatgctcccggtcggtacGACTCTTCTAATCACGACTCTTGAGTTACCAAGTCACGAAGACAAGATCTCAAatatgatgagccaccaagacaagatcttaTCACTAGCATATCTtaccatcgtgatcacttcggagcttaaatCACCAAAGCAATGGTATCCGCGTCTCCGTACACGTGTTTTATAGCTGCTTCACATAAAGTCAGAGAGTTAacaagcttgaaccaccaagatGCAAGATGCCGACAAGTTATCCGAGTTAAAGATATGACCGAGTCTATAAACAGACTTGAGTTTGGCTTGTTAGGATCATGAGTCGAGCTTAAATCGAACCTAGAGTGAGTCGAGTTCGAGTAACTCACGAGCTTAGAGCAAGTCGAGTTCGAGCTTTTTTATAATCTTATTTATGAGCCACGTGTGTATATAGTCATGTGGTTTTTTGAAATTAGACGATTATACTTTAATTTAGAtggtaatattaaaaaattgaagttgactaaaataaataaacacCGACTTTAATTTGCCTCAACAGGAAATAGTTAAAGTTAGCTGAGTTTTTAACAAGCTATTTGAACTCAAGCTTGACATACTCACGAGCCTATAGCCAGGTTTGAGTCTGATTTGTTAAAGCCTCAAATGGTGCTCAAATCAAATCTATATCTctagagctttttttttttacagcccTACTCACCAGCGTGCAATGTTACATTTCACGGTTTTCACGGGTATATGTATCGACACTACAGTATTGACGCGAATAATGCCCGTTCTGACGTCTGAAGTGTCTGTAGTCTGTTCACATCACAGTTCGAGTTAAAAACATAGCCTGAATTAAGTCATGCGTGCATGAAACGATCGAGGAACTCAAATCGTGAAACAGATTCAGAATGGAATACTAGTACTTATCGTGCCTGCATACGAAGTGTATCCAAATGGAGCATTCAGGTAAGTATTATTCCACCAATTGTTTCATCGAAAGTTCGAAACATATGTGGTGGCGGCCAGGACGCGAACATTGGGTGTGCTATTTACTGTCGTACTGGTCCAGtgtaacatgcatgcatgtctgcTGCTGGGGCTAGTGTAGGGGGCGCCCAGCGATCTAGGATCTGGGCTAGGTCAGGCTAAGGGCACCGGGCAGTGGGCACGTACAAATTGACGATGCCATAGGTTAATTGTTCTATTGGTTCTACTCCTATGGATACATCGCCATTCGCCACATACAAATTGACGAAGCCCTCGGTTCAGAGCAGCCATGGAATTGCAAATAGAGATATTGACTCTGAGAAGCCAGGCATGTATATAGAGATATTGACTAGCACAATGCTAAGATTATAGATTATACGTGCTATACTTcactgtttttcttttctcctgcACTGTTTTTTCGATCCTGTCTGAGTGTCTGTAGTAAAACCGTGTGGGCTCCAAGTCGCAGGGGTCCCCAGCGTGCAGTGGACGACTGTGTTTGACTTGTTTCTATTCAGTAAATGAACCGGATAGCTGAGGCCCGAGGAGCCAACCTAACGAGAAAGAATTTATTGCCAAGTCCAGGAAAAAGACCAAACGGGAACAGTGAAAAGTTTCCCCAACATCTGCAGCTGCCCGTGGCTTCATGCATGGCAGGAAAGAAGAGAGATGCAGCTCCTCAGCTCGCCCCTGCGCCACGGCTAATGATTTCCTCTCGGAGATATTAAATGTCATGGCAGCTGACACCGTGGTCCTCTCTTCGTGCCATCGCGCTTTTAAACAGGATTGGCCTAGaggaaaattttgcaaaaaaaaaagagagtaaaatTTATTGGTCCATCTAGTCGTCAATACCTTGAAAGGACATATTTGGTTTGTAGCCGCGTATTGCCTTACTTTAGCATCTAATTTTAGATAAGTTTAACCGACCTAAGTGTCGATTTGATTTGACACAAAATTTTATACTGATTGGGATCTCCCCCATAATAGCTTCATGTCATGTTCTGtcttaattaattttaaagaagATAATTATAATAGAAGAACATGACTAATCTTAAAGAAGAATGTATTTGGATCTCGTATTCTAAGCCTTGTCATATGAATCTAATCATTGCTTGAATTTACTATGGATCTCAATAAATTATTTGTTTATATCTGATTAAGTTTTCTTCATATTATTTGTTTGGTTTCTGGCTTGTCTCGATCCTCTCTTGGCTTAATCGATCCTTCTCTGTATGTAGCACCTCCCCTCTTTATATAATCGGAGAGTAAACTTTCTAGATTATATTACTACCAAATGTTTAGAGGATTTCTTCATAATCTAAAGATGCTATTCGTGTAGAACACAAAAATAACTTGAAATATCGGCATATATCTTATTTAACTCATGACGGTTATAAAACCTAATGTATAGGATGAGGAACACATGTAATTTCTAGGaaatatttaattattaattattaaatccaCATCAATTTATATTATTAAAGATGCTCTTAAAACATTATTGGTTAGTCAAATTGAGAATGAGTGTCCATTAAGGTGCGAGAATGTGCCGAATTCGAATGGATTCTTTTTAAGGTATTAATTGCAAGGCCGAGGGTTATGACCCGTGAAAGTAACTCGGggtctatttgttttttttactgTAGTTCTTATAATCTAgattttgatttttataatctaGAATTGGGATTGtacaatctaaaacaaacaac
Coding sequences:
- the LOC133917619 gene encoding transcription factor MYB17-like codes for the protein MGRTPCCDGRKGLKKGPWTPEEDKLLVDYIQANGHGSWRLLPKLAGLNRCGKSCRLRWTNYLRPDIKRGPFTPEEQKSIVQLHAIVGNKWSMIAAQLPGRTDNEIKNYWNTHLKKQLRRMGLDEPPPGPAAGCPAARHMAQWETARLEAEARLSLLSSSSGAAATTSSSSTVAAAAEQASKPADIFLRLWTSDIGASFRKVAAAGPMPAPVKKKDAVIKREQQALPGDDSSAASNEMEVAEALEEYQMFLDFAGEELGLFHGRHGGFSLFPPLDVLAEASLDTAFK